A stretch of Halomonas elongata DSM 2581 DNA encodes these proteins:
- the phoB gene encoding phosphate regulon transcriptional regulator PhoB, translating into MTAKTVLIVDDEAPIREMIAVALEMADYHVLEADNAQAAHAMIVDHQPDLVLLDWMMPGTSGIELARRLKREETTAEMPIIMLTAKSEEDNKIQGLDAGADDYITKPFSPRELVARLKAVLRRSTPHGVEDPVEVDGLLLDPVSHRVSVDGNSLEVGPTEYRLLQFFMTHQERAYTRGQLLDQVWGGNVYVEERTVDVHIRRLRKALGDPYQQLIQTVRGTGYRFSTKG; encoded by the coding sequence ATGACCGCCAAGACCGTACTGATCGTCGATGATGAAGCGCCGATCCGCGAAATGATCGCCGTCGCGCTGGAAATGGCCGACTATCATGTCCTGGAAGCGGACAATGCCCAGGCCGCCCACGCCATGATCGTCGACCACCAGCCCGACCTGGTCCTGCTCGACTGGATGATGCCCGGTACCAGCGGCATCGAACTCGCGCGCCGTCTGAAGCGCGAGGAAACCACCGCTGAAATGCCGATCATCATGCTGACCGCCAAGAGCGAGGAAGACAACAAGATCCAGGGACTCGACGCTGGCGCCGACGACTATATCACCAAGCCCTTCTCGCCCCGGGAACTGGTGGCCCGCCTCAAGGCGGTGCTGCGCCGTTCGACACCTCATGGCGTCGAGGATCCGGTGGAAGTCGATGGCCTGCTGCTCGATCCGGTCAGCCACCGGGTCAGCGTCGATGGCAACTCCCTGGAAGTCGGCCCCACCGAATATCGGCTGTTGCAGTTCTTCATGACTCACCAGGAACGCGCCTACACCCGTGGGCAGTTGCTCGACCAGGTCTGGGGAGGCAATGTCTATGTCGAGGAGCGAACCGTGGACGTGCACATCCGCCGCCTGCGCAAGGCACTGGGCGACCCGTACCAACAGTTGATCCAGACCGTGCGTGGTACGGGCTACCGTTTCTCCACCAAGGGCTAA
- the ubiA gene encoding 4-hydroxybenzoate octaprenyltransferase — MDSSLMRPSGLARLPDFLHLTRLDRPIGTWLLMWPTLWALWMAAQGVPERKIVLVFVVGVYLMRAAGCVVNDYADRHFDGHVKRTRNRPLATGRISEREAKGLFVILVLLAFALVWLTNPFTVMLSFGGVFLAFIYPFMKRYTHLPQVFLGAAFSWGIPMAFGAVLGYIPAEAWLLLAANVAWTVAYDTEYAMVDRDDDLKIGIKSTAVLFGRADKLMIGLLQLVTLALLAWVGRSLGLGGFFWLGLAAMAATFVHQQRLIHGRDRDRCFQAFLNNHWSGLLVFAGIGLSWWPNLGG; from the coding sequence ATGGATTCATCCCTGATGCGCCCTTCCGGGCTGGCCCGACTCCCCGATTTCCTGCACCTCACCCGCCTCGACCGCCCGATCGGTACCTGGCTGCTGATGTGGCCGACACTCTGGGCGCTCTGGATGGCGGCTCAGGGGGTGCCCGAACGCAAGATCGTGCTGGTCTTCGTGGTCGGCGTCTATCTGATGCGCGCCGCGGGCTGCGTGGTCAACGATTACGCCGACCGCCATTTCGACGGTCACGTCAAGCGCACCCGCAACCGCCCCCTGGCCACGGGGCGGATCAGCGAGCGGGAGGCGAAAGGGCTGTTCGTCATCCTGGTATTGCTCGCCTTCGCCCTGGTGTGGCTCACCAATCCCTTCACGGTGATGCTGTCGTTCGGCGGTGTCTTTCTGGCCTTCATCTACCCCTTCATGAAGCGCTATACCCACCTGCCCCAGGTATTCTTGGGGGCGGCCTTTTCCTGGGGCATTCCCATGGCATTCGGCGCAGTGCTCGGCTACATTCCCGCCGAAGCCTGGCTGTTGCTGGCGGCCAATGTGGCCTGGACCGTGGCCTACGACACCGAATATGCCATGGTCGACCGGGACGATGACCTGAAGATCGGCATCAAGTCCACCGCCGTGCTGTTCGGCCGCGCCGACAAGCTGATGATCGGCCTGCTGCAGCTCGTCACCCTGGCGCTGCTGGCCTGGGTCGGCCGCTCCCTGGGCCTGGGCGGTTTTTTCTGGCTGGGGCTCGCCGCCATGGCAGCGACCTTCGTGCACCAGCAGCGCCTGATTCATGGCCGGGATCGCGACCGCTGCTTCCAGGCATTTCTCAACAATCACTGGTCGGGCCTGCTGGTGTTCGCGGGTATCGGACTGTCCTGGTGGCCCAACCTCGGCGGCTGA
- the yccS gene encoding YccS family putative transporter, producing MLPPSLSHTLRRLWTLESFAYSLRVFIALTGTVILCWWRNDMSSLIPLFLGIIASALAETDDHWRDRLRALLVTLCCFTVASLAVELLFDKPGWFALGLALATFAMTMLGAVNQRYATIASATLILAIYTMISLEHRSTPALGDVWREPALLVAGAAWYGAISVAWCALFSRQPLKLSLARVFRELGRYLALKSALFEPLRDLDVEERRLALARQNGRVVEALNQAKEMIFRRLQGARGSGKLDRYLQLYFIAQDIHERASSTHYPYGELTEAFFHHDVLFRAQRLLDQQGQACRALASSLLLNRTFEHARSERALEDLNASLAHLEEQDRPEWRSLLPFLSALADNLATLEQCLARASNPETMSSRADMALYDRTPHGARDVGERILDQLTPRSAVFRHAVRLTVTLLVGYGVLHLIHPTQGYWILLTSLFVCRPSFGATRRFLKQRILGTVVGLVAGWAVITLFPAASIQTAIAVLAGVAFFALRGRRYLLATASITLMVLCCFNQVGDGFGLIWPRLFDTLLGAGIAGLAVLLILPDWQGRRLHHQAAATLDASRAYLIAIIDQYRHGKRDDLGYRLARRNAHNADAELSTLLGNVLQEPEFFRRDADIGLRFLLHSHTLLNYLSALGAHRDERATSFDDSLEAAAEAIEASLGELANGLSTRAPVSEDDEALSTGLASLDTEPASDEPPLLRTQLGLIGQQLVPLRQAAARLDHSDESEGA from the coding sequence ATGCTGCCGCCTTCTCTCTCCCATACCCTGCGTCGCCTCTGGACCCTGGAGTCCTTCGCCTACAGCCTGCGCGTCTTCATCGCCCTGACCGGCACCGTCATCCTGTGCTGGTGGCGCAATGACATGAGCAGCCTGATTCCGCTGTTTTTGGGCATCATTGCCAGCGCACTGGCCGAGACCGACGATCACTGGCGGGATCGGCTGCGGGCCTTGCTGGTAACCCTGTGCTGCTTCACGGTGGCATCGCTGGCGGTGGAGCTGTTATTCGACAAGCCCGGTTGGTTCGCCCTCGGACTGGCATTGGCGACCTTCGCCATGACCATGCTCGGTGCGGTGAATCAGCGCTATGCGACCATTGCCAGCGCCACCCTGATCCTGGCGATCTACACCATGATCAGCCTCGAACATCGCAGCACCCCGGCTCTGGGCGATGTCTGGCGCGAACCGGCCCTGCTGGTCGCCGGCGCTGCCTGGTATGGCGCTATCTCGGTCGCCTGGTGCGCACTCTTCTCGCGTCAGCCCCTGAAGCTTTCCCTGGCACGGGTCTTCCGCGAACTGGGGCGTTACCTGGCGCTCAAGTCGGCGCTTTTCGAGCCGTTGCGCGACCTGGATGTCGAGGAACGTCGCCTGGCCCTGGCCCGGCAGAATGGCCGCGTGGTCGAGGCACTCAACCAGGCCAAGGAAATGATCTTCCGCCGTCTGCAAGGTGCCCGGGGGAGCGGCAAGCTGGATCGTTACCTGCAGCTTTATTTCATCGCCCAGGACATTCATGAGCGCGCCAGTTCGACGCATTATCCCTATGGGGAACTGACCGAAGCGTTCTTCCACCACGATGTGCTGTTTCGTGCCCAGCGCCTGCTCGATCAGCAGGGGCAGGCCTGTCGGGCGTTGGCCAGCTCTCTCTTGCTCAATCGTACCTTCGAGCACGCACGCAGCGAACGGGCGCTGGAGGATCTGAATGCCTCGCTCGCCCATCTCGAGGAACAGGATCGCCCGGAGTGGCGCTCTCTGCTTCCTTTTCTGAGTGCGCTGGCCGATAACCTGGCGACCCTGGAGCAGTGCCTGGCTCGCGCCAGCAATCCCGAAACCATGTCCTCACGGGCGGACATGGCCCTCTACGACCGCACGCCCCATGGCGCGCGAGACGTCGGGGAGCGCATCCTCGATCAACTGACGCCGCGTTCGGCGGTATTTCGCCACGCCGTACGTCTGACCGTGACCCTGCTGGTGGGGTATGGCGTGCTGCATCTGATCCACCCCACCCAAGGGTACTGGATCCTGCTGACCAGCCTCTTCGTCTGCCGACCGAGCTTCGGGGCGACACGACGCTTCCTGAAACAGCGCATTCTGGGCACCGTGGTCGGCCTGGTGGCCGGCTGGGCGGTGATCACCCTGTTTCCTGCCGCGTCGATCCAGACGGCCATCGCGGTACTGGCCGGAGTGGCCTTCTTCGCCCTGCGTGGACGACGCTACCTGCTCGCCACGGCCTCGATCACCCTGATGGTGCTGTGCTGCTTCAACCAGGTGGGCGATGGCTTCGGACTAATCTGGCCGCGGCTGTTCGATACCCTGCTGGGCGCCGGCATCGCGGGACTGGCAGTGTTGCTAATCCTGCCCGACTGGCAAGGGCGTCGTCTTCACCATCAGGCGGCGGCCACCCTGGATGCCAGCCGTGCCTATCTCATTGCGATCATCGACCAGTATCGTCATGGCAAGCGTGACGACCTCGGGTATCGGTTGGCACGACGCAATGCCCACAATGCCGATGCCGAACTCTCCACACTGCTCGGCAATGTGCTGCAGGAACCGGAGTTCTTCCGCCGGGATGCCGACATCGGCCTGCGCTTCCTGCTGCACTCGCATACCCTGCTCAACTATCTTTCGGCCCTCGGTGCTCACCGCGACGAGCGGGCAACGTCATTCGACGACTCGCTCGAGGCGGCGGCCGAAGCCATCGAGGCATCGCTGGGGGAACTGGCGAACGGCCTGAGCACGCGCGCGCCGGTATCCGAGGACGACGAGGCCCTGTCGACAGGGCTCGCTTCCCTGGACACCGAACCTGCCTCGGACGAGCCCCCGCTGTTGCGCACCCAACTGGGGCTGATCGGTCAGCAGTTGGTGCCATTGCGCCAGGCGGCGGCGAGACTCGATCATTCCGATGAGTCAGAAGGTGCCTGA
- the phoR gene encoding phosphate regulon sensor histidine kinase PhoR, which yields MRHLWKRELWRLAGLTAIGALIGWPFSAIGTGIAVALALQLAYQLRQLHALHEWLAQHPHDEPPSASGLWGELFDRLYRYQKGQRITQRRLRDTLRRIQESSEAMRDSVVMLDRHGDMEWWNSAAERMLGLKPAHDRGQHITNLLRDPRFIDYFQARDYREPLTLSSPIDEQMILQFQITLYGDDERLVMARDITRLHRLEQMRRDFVANVSHELRTPLTVLSGYLETYGDMADQLPGRMGRGFEQMRSQTTRMQNLVNDLLLLSRLEIDQGGQDDTPIELSGLLDNVRRDAEALSSGQHQIDVEIDEPRRLVGSEKEIHSALSNLAFNAVRYAGEQSHIVLRWTRHADGACLEVEDDGEGIDPHHIPRLTERFYRVDKGRSTATGGTGLGLAIVKHVLLRHDARLEIDSHPGEGAVFRCVFPATRLADAEHDSGRQRQA from the coding sequence GTGCGGCACCTCTGGAAACGCGAACTGTGGCGCCTGGCGGGACTGACCGCCATCGGCGCATTGATCGGCTGGCCCTTCTCCGCCATCGGCACCGGCATCGCGGTCGCCCTGGCGCTCCAGCTGGCCTATCAGCTGCGTCAGTTGCACGCCCTGCACGAATGGCTGGCCCAGCATCCTCATGACGAGCCCCCCTCCGCCTCGGGTCTGTGGGGCGAGCTGTTCGATCGCCTGTATCGCTACCAGAAGGGCCAGCGCATCACTCAGCGGCGCCTGCGCGACACCCTGAGACGGATCCAGGAGTCCTCCGAGGCGATGCGCGACAGCGTGGTCATGCTCGACCGTCACGGCGACATGGAATGGTGGAACAGTGCCGCCGAGCGCATGCTGGGGCTCAAGCCCGCCCATGATCGAGGCCAGCACATCACCAACCTGCTGCGCGATCCACGCTTCATCGACTACTTCCAGGCTCGCGACTATCGCGAGCCTTTGACGCTGAGCTCCCCCATCGACGAGCAGATGATCCTGCAGTTCCAGATCACCCTCTACGGTGACGACGAACGCCTGGTGATGGCCCGCGACATCACCCGCCTGCATCGTCTCGAGCAGATGCGCCGCGACTTCGTGGCCAACGTCTCCCACGAGCTGCGAACGCCGCTGACGGTACTGAGCGGCTATCTGGAAACCTATGGCGACATGGCTGACCAGTTGCCCGGCCGGATGGGACGTGGTTTCGAGCAGATGAGAAGCCAGACGACACGCATGCAGAACCTGGTCAACGACCTGCTGTTGCTGTCACGTCTCGAGATCGACCAGGGCGGCCAGGACGATACCCCCATCGAGCTGAGCGGCCTGCTGGACAATGTCCGCCGCGATGCCGAGGCGCTTTCCAGCGGCCAGCACCAGATCGACGTGGAGATCGATGAGCCCCGCCGCCTGGTCGGCAGCGAGAAGGAAATCCACAGCGCGCTCTCCAATCTCGCCTTCAACGCCGTGCGCTACGCCGGCGAACAGAGCCATATCGTGCTGCGCTGGACGCGCCACGCGGACGGTGCCTGCCTGGAAGTGGAAGACGACGGCGAGGGCATCGACCCGCACCACATTCCGCGTCTCACCGAGCGCTTCTACCGGGTCGACAAGGGCCGCAGCACCGCCACCGGCGGCACCGGCCTGGGCCTGGCCATCGTCAAGCACGTACTGCTGCGCCATGACGCGCGACTCGAGATCGACTCCCATCCCGGCGAAGGCGCTGTCTTTCGCTGCGTATTCCCCGCTACACGGCTCGCCGACGCCGAACACGACAGCGGGCGCCAGCGGCAGGCCTGA
- the cysZ gene encoding sulfate transporter CysZ yields MLDAFTALSRGTRLVYTRGLRRYVFLPILANLLVYGSMLAYVLGNFGGWLDGWMAMVPGWLEWLSWLIWPLFVISLVLIVFFTFTLVTHLIAAPFYGFLAEKVEIEVTGRMPLDDRGLVRTAIDALGRELVKLSYILPRMAILFVISWIPVINLIAPLLWAAFTAWTMAITYLDYPMDNNKVSFADMRRRLAARRWPTLTYGGWVTLITWVPLANLFLLPGAVAAAVLMWDRHYRELGPLGNGAAPPRPR; encoded by the coding sequence ATGCTGGATGCTTTCACGGCGCTGTCCCGGGGGACTCGCCTGGTCTACACGCGCGGGCTGCGCCGCTATGTGTTCCTGCCGATACTCGCCAACCTGCTGGTCTACGGGAGCATGCTGGCCTATGTGCTGGGCAATTTCGGTGGCTGGCTGGACGGCTGGATGGCGATGGTGCCGGGATGGCTCGAGTGGCTCTCCTGGCTGATCTGGCCGCTGTTCGTGATCAGCCTGGTATTGATCGTGTTCTTTACCTTCACCCTGGTGACGCACCTGATCGCCGCGCCCTTCTACGGTTTCCTGGCGGAAAAGGTCGAGATCGAAGTGACAGGGCGCATGCCGCTGGATGATCGCGGTCTGGTGCGTACCGCCATCGATGCCCTTGGCCGCGAGCTGGTCAAGCTGTCCTACATCCTGCCGCGCATGGCGATTCTATTCGTGATCAGCTGGATTCCCGTGATCAACCTGATCGCGCCGCTGCTGTGGGCCGCCTTCACGGCCTGGACCATGGCGATCACCTATCTCGACTATCCCATGGACAACAACAAGGTGAGCTTCGCCGACATGCGTCGACGGCTGGCGGCGCGTCGCTGGCCGACCCTCACCTATGGCGGCTGGGTGACGCTGATCACCTGGGTACCGCTGGCCAATCTCTTCCTGCTGCCCGGTGCCGTGGCCGCCGCGGTGCTGATGTGGGATCGCCATTATCGGGAGCTCGGCCCGCTCGGCAATGGCGCCGCGCCGCCTCGGCCACGCTGA
- the pstB gene encoding phosphate ABC transporter ATP-binding protein PstB, with amino-acid sequence MTVMQETRTSPGAFIDFSPDATSLEVRGFGLRYGDKPALTNLTLRVPRHRVTAFIGPSGCGKSTLLRALNRLHDLNEEVTWEGDIRLEGQDIHAPEVAVAELRRRVGMVFQAPNPFPMSIYDNVAFGLRLQGRMPKRRIDDIVEWALRSSALWDEVKDRLRASAWSLSGGQQQRLVIARTLAVGPEVLLLDEPASALDPISTLKVEELIRNLKSSLTLVLVTHNMQQAARVSDYTAFLQNGELVEYAPTDTLFTNPRLTRTENYITGRMA; translated from the coding sequence ATGACTGTCATGCAGGAGACGCGAACCTCGCCGGGAGCGTTCATCGATTTCAGCCCCGATGCCACGAGCCTGGAGGTTCGCGGTTTCGGCTTGCGTTATGGCGACAAGCCGGCACTGACCAACCTGACGTTGCGGGTGCCGCGCCACCGGGTCACGGCCTTCATCGGCCCTTCCGGATGCGGCAAGTCGACGCTGCTGCGGGCGCTCAATCGCCTGCATGACCTCAACGAGGAGGTGACGTGGGAAGGCGATATCCGTCTCGAGGGCCAGGACATCCATGCCCCGGAGGTAGCGGTGGCCGAACTGCGTCGTCGGGTGGGCATGGTCTTCCAGGCGCCCAACCCCTTTCCCATGTCGATCTACGACAACGTGGCTTTCGGGCTGAGGCTGCAGGGGAGAATGCCCAAGCGGCGCATCGACGACATCGTCGAATGGGCGCTGCGCTCGTCGGCCCTGTGGGACGAGGTGAAGGATCGTTTGCGGGCATCCGCCTGGTCATTGTCCGGCGGTCAGCAGCAGCGCCTGGTGATCGCCCGTACCCTGGCCGTGGGCCCCGAGGTGCTGCTGCTCGACGAGCCGGCTTCGGCACTGGATCCGATTTCCACGCTGAAGGTCGAAGAGTTGATTCGCAACCTGAAATCGAGCCTGACCCTGGTGCTGGTCACGCACAACATGCAGCAGGCGGCGCGGGTCTCGGATTACACCGCCTTCCTGCAGAACGGCGAGCTGGTGGAATATGCCCCCACCGATACCCTGTTCACCAACCCGCGTCTCACGCGCACCGAGAATTACATCACCGGACGCATGGCCTGA
- the phoU gene encoding phosphate signaling complex protein PhoU has protein sequence MDITSDIHSQHISRQFNHELEELKTHLMAMGGLVEKQVQDAVSALLDADSSLAERVVDNDRAVNDMQIKIDDECTRVLARRQPAASDLRLVLAVIRAASDLERIGDEASKIARNAIDLIENNVGNRGFVEVRIIGEHVRRMMRDALTSFARFDTELALQVVQEDEQVDSEYQTAMRSLMTFMMEDARSISPVLGIMWILRALERVGDHANNLAEYVVYLVKGLDIRHTDPDDLDQELGEKS, from the coding sequence ATGGACATCACCAGCGACATTCACAGCCAGCACATTTCTCGCCAGTTCAATCATGAACTCGAGGAGCTCAAGACCCACCTGATGGCCATGGGTGGCCTGGTCGAGAAGCAGGTACAGGACGCGGTGAGCGCTCTGCTCGACGCCGACTCCTCCCTGGCCGAGCGGGTGGTGGACAACGATCGTGCCGTCAACGACATGCAGATCAAGATCGACGACGAGTGCACCCGGGTGCTGGCGCGCCGTCAGCCTGCCGCTTCCGACCTGCGGCTGGTGCTGGCGGTGATCCGCGCCGCCTCCGACCTGGAGCGCATCGGTGACGAGGCCAGCAAGATCGCCCGCAACGCCATCGATCTGATCGAGAACAACGTCGGCAATCGCGGTTTCGTCGAAGTACGCATCATCGGCGAGCACGTACGACGCATGATGCGTGACGCCCTGACGTCCTTCGCCCGCTTCGACACCGAACTGGCGCTGCAGGTCGTGCAGGAAGACGAGCAGGTCGACAGCGAATACCAGACCGCCATGCGTTCGCTGATGACCTTCATGATGGAGGATGCCCGCTCGATCTCGCCGGTGCTCGGTATCATGTGGATCCTGCGCGCTCTGGAGCGAGTCGGCGATCACGCCAACAACCTGGCCGAGTACGTGGTCTATCTGGTCAAGGGGCTCGACATCCGCCACACGGATCCGGATGATCTCGATCAGGAGCTCGGCGAGAAATCTTGA
- a CDS encoding NAD(P)/FAD-dependent oxidoreductase — MTAPLTLIGSGMAGLGLVRQLRALQPERPITLITADSGDDYSKPMLSTGFSKRLPPERLASRSAFEVAEELNVVVRTQTRVDAIDPAKRLLSLGAERLPYDELVLATGAVPTPPFAILEALTGRVFTINDLDDYRAFHAALEALGRPARVAVVGIGLVGCEYANDLTAGGHAVEMIAPEAAPLPRLLPEPLGHALGEAFLEAGIALRTGRSVVELRDEGARVGVSLDDGAALEADLVLVATGLRPRSELAEAAGLSVAPEGIRTDRYLTTSAPGIHALGDVACVDGVNAMYVQPLQASAKALAATLAGTPTAVHYGPWPVLVKTPLLPVVSLPPKEEPRRWRIEGEGRNLSALAEDADGRLIGFALTGSQVRRKVELARIAPPLLG, encoded by the coding sequence ATGACCGCTCCCCTGACCCTTATCGGCTCCGGCATGGCCGGTCTCGGCCTGGTGCGCCAACTGCGTGCCCTGCAGCCGGAGCGGCCGATTACGCTGATTACTGCCGACAGCGGCGACGACTACTCCAAGCCGATGTTGTCCACCGGCTTCTCCAAGCGCTTGCCTCCCGAGCGTCTGGCGAGCCGCTCCGCCTTCGAGGTCGCCGAGGAACTCAATGTGGTGGTGCGCACCCAGACCCGGGTCGATGCCATCGACCCGGCGAAGCGCCTGTTGAGCCTCGGCGCCGAACGCTTGCCCTATGACGAACTGGTGCTGGCCACCGGCGCGGTACCCACGCCGCCCTTCGCCATTCTCGAGGCCCTGACCGGTCGGGTCTTCACCATCAATGACCTGGACGATTATCGCGCCTTCCATGCCGCCCTGGAGGCGCTGGGCAGGCCGGCCAGGGTGGCCGTCGTCGGCATCGGCCTGGTGGGCTGCGAGTACGCCAATGACCTGACCGCGGGCGGGCATGCCGTCGAGATGATCGCGCCGGAAGCCGCGCCCCTGCCGCGTCTGCTGCCGGAGCCCTTGGGGCATGCTCTCGGCGAAGCCTTCCTCGAGGCCGGCATCGCGCTGCGCACTGGCCGCAGCGTGGTGGAACTGCGCGATGAGGGTGCCCGGGTAGGCGTGAGCCTCGACGATGGTGCCGCTCTCGAGGCCGATCTGGTGCTGGTGGCCACCGGGCTACGACCGCGCAGCGAGCTTGCCGAGGCGGCAGGGCTGTCGGTCGCCCCCGAGGGCATACGCACCGATCGTTATCTCACCACCTCTGCGCCCGGTATCCACGCCCTGGGGGACGTGGCCTGCGTCGACGGCGTCAATGCCATGTATGTCCAGCCGCTGCAGGCCAGCGCCAAGGCACTGGCGGCGACGCTGGCCGGCACGCCCACCGCCGTGCATTATGGACCCTGGCCGGTACTGGTGAAGACGCCGTTGCTGCCCGTGGTCTCGCTGCCTCCGAAGGAAGAACCGAGGCGTTGGCGCATCGAGGGCGAAGGCCGGAATTTGAGTGCCCTGGCCGAAGACGCAGACGGACGTTTGATCGGATTTGCGTTGACAGGAAGCCAGGTGCGTCGGAAAGTCGAACTGGCGCGGATCGCTCCGCCGTTGCTAGGCTAG
- a CDS encoding chorismate--pyruvate lyase family protein has translation MAARPDMSPNWWEWLASRDSLTERLVEAGRPRHFRVRLLDQCHGYPSRDEALALGLAKHRLAWVREVALCLDDRPWVMARSVAPLSPSHAQHRLERLGERSMGSWLFRQPDLERGPIEICASPGPFREAEGPWGRRSVLRHARFTVLVQEFFQQAMVDDLGLPSR, from the coding sequence ATGGCGGCTCGTCCGGACATGAGCCCCAACTGGTGGGAGTGGCTGGCCTCCCGCGACTCGCTGACCGAACGATTGGTCGAGGCCGGCCGACCGCGCCATTTTCGGGTTCGATTGCTCGATCAGTGTCATGGATACCCGAGTCGCGATGAAGCCCTGGCACTGGGCCTGGCGAAGCACCGGCTCGCCTGGGTGCGCGAGGTGGCGTTGTGCCTCGACGACCGTCCCTGGGTCATGGCTCGTTCGGTGGCACCGCTGAGCCCTTCCCATGCTCAACACCGGCTTGAGCGACTCGGCGAGCGTTCCATGGGCAGCTGGCTGTTCCGCCAACCCGACCTCGAACGCGGGCCGATCGAGATCTGTGCGTCCCCGGGTCCCTTCCGCGAGGCCGAAGGCCCCTGGGGGCGCCGTTCGGTGCTGCGACACGCTCGTTTCACGGTACTCGTCCAGGAGTTCTTTCAGCAGGCGATGGTGGATGATCTTGGGCTGCCTTCACGTTAG
- a CDS encoding HU family DNA-binding protein, whose protein sequence is MRKPELAAAIAERADLSKDKASQVLNVILDEITGSVSDGKDVSLIGFGTFTVRERAARTGKNPQTGEPLTIPASKTVAFKPGKGLKDAVTK, encoded by the coding sequence ATGCGCAAACCAGAACTCGCCGCGGCGATTGCCGAGCGTGCCGATCTATCCAAGGACAAGGCCAGTCAGGTACTCAATGTCATTCTCGATGAGATTACCGGCAGTGTGTCCGATGGGAAGGATGTGTCATTGATCGGCTTTGGAACCTTCACCGTGCGCGAGCGAGCTGCCCGCACCGGCAAGAACCCCCAGACCGGTGAGCCGCTCACCATCCCGGCCAGCAAGACGGTGGCCTTCAAGCCGGGCAAGGGGCTCAAGGACGCTGTCACCAAGTAA